From a single Nitrospirota bacterium genomic region:
- a CDS encoding 23S rRNA (pseudouridine(1915)-N(3))-methyltransferase RlmH: protein MMRIRILWVGRTRERCLEEGISRYLMLLQPLCRVSVVEIREEKGKDRERSRAAEAERIVKQTASYILLDERGKEFSSPGFARFIQERWQETLQEKGAVDFVIGGPFGVADEIREKATAVIALSRMTFTHEMVRLILLEQLYRAMTILKGKEYHH, encoded by the coding sequence ATGATGAGGATACGGATACTCTGGGTGGGCAGGACGAGAGAGCGGTGCCTCGAGGAGGGGATCAGCCGGTACCTCATGCTGCTCCAGCCGCTCTGCCGGGTCTCCGTTGTCGAGATACGGGAGGAGAAGGGAAAGGACAGGGAGCGCTCGCGAGCTGCCGAGGCGGAGCGGATCGTGAAGCAGACCGCTTCGTATATACTGCTCGATGAGCGCGGCAAGGAGTTCAGCTCTCCCGGGTTCGCCCGTTTCATTCAGGAGAGGTGGCAAGAGACGTTGCAGGAGAAGGGAGCAGTGGATTTCGTCATCGGGGGCCCTTTCGGCGTCGCCGATGAGATAAGAGAAAAGGCGACGGCCGTTATCGCCCTCTCGCGCATGACCTTCACGCATGAGATGGTGCGGCTGATCCTCCTCGAACAGCTGTACCGGGCAATGACCATATTAAAGGGTAAGGAGTATCATCACTGA
- the rsfS gene encoding ribosome silencing factor — protein sequence MAGQVLNSEPEIRNPAFKDRCERVARSGFRVSHPPEYAPLFNSAIISTKKRKGATLIESIEKAELAARAALDKKAKDPVILELKGLTVIADYFIICSGESTTQVKAIADHVQEVLRKEGEKPLGVEGTDYAHWVLLDYGDVIVHVFEAETRAYYELEKFWLDAPRITVKDK from the coding sequence CGAACCTGAAATCCGAAATCCTGCCTTCAAAGATCGTTGCGAAAGGGTTGCGAGGTCGGGATTTAGAGTTTCGCATCCCCCCGAGTACGCTCCCCTTTTTAATTCTGCTATAATATCCACAAAAAAGAGGAAAGGAGCAACGCTCATAGAAAGCATAGAGAAGGCGGAACTGGCGGCCCGGGCCGCGCTCGACAAGAAGGCAAAGGATCCCGTTATCCTCGAACTGAAAGGTCTTACCGTTATCGCCGATTACTTTATTATCTGTTCCGGCGAAAGCACTACCCAGGTCAAAGCAATAGCCGATCACGTGCAGGAGGTGTTGCGCAAAGAGGGAGAGAAGCCGCTGGGCGTTGAGGGAACGGACTATGCCCACTGGGTGCTCCTGGACTACGGCGATGTGATCGTGCATGTTTTCGAAGCCGAAACGAGGGCGTATTACGAGCTCGAAAAGTTCTGGCTCGATGCGCCGAGAATAACGGTAAAGGACAAGTAA